In the Malaya genurostris strain Urasoe2022 chromosome 1, Malgen_1.1, whole genome shotgun sequence genome, one interval contains:
- the LOC131425134 gene encoding uncharacterized protein LOC131425134 has translation MNQQMQVLIIFSLISNIIAHECSKPGRFRDPDEEEGNCELYVTCLPNADGTFEMRNDQCNPGSLFSAKYQRCIVGEACDSLEDFYSIEYECKECGKYVNIKSQDCRQFVNCLKTKDPGVYIPIKQNCPKDQVFSAKTLSCVDESEYQCPPIVLKFLSDFVCLDVGRYPDESIPNCHGYRLCSKLRNGTLVSKNFLCENNTIFSEIERSCVSSDSYDCPDDGNNDFICPGVGRYPDKISKTCETYHNCVLNSKGILRPTVSTCPGGTIFSAITSKCVSSSEYVCPTQLAEIEQFAQHADNEPSTISKQATNEEKTAVCSKSGRFANEDDELCETYYICSRDLQGNWFKVIERCPSGSLFSYELERCVSDADFVCFVQATEFSLTTSTEVNHFECIGAERVPNNEDITCKTYYLCSLNSNNTLSRVLFTCPQDLVFSSQLNKCVKDSDRLHCSNELSSVSSDNSDESGDGLDSTTNYQGVSEMIPTIETVSDLLTLASNKNQILHTTTTLTTTYEYPCTATGRFADINSVNCRSYFLCTDDKSGGIISVHLNCPSGMVFSRNENKCVVSTKYLC, from the coding sequence ATGAATCAACAAATGCAAGTTCTGATTATTTTTTCTCTGATATCGAATATAATTGCCCATGAATGCTCTAAGCCAGGAAGATTCCGAGATCCGGATGAAGAAGAAGGGAACTGTGAATTGTATGTAACATGCCTACCAAATGCGGATGGTACTTTTGAAATGAGAAATGACCAGTGCAATCCGGGGAGTTTGTTCAGTGCGAAATATCAACGTTGCATAGTTGGTGAAGCATGTGACAGCCTGGAAGACTTTTACTCCATCGAATACGAGTGCAAGGAATGCGGAAAGTATGTGAATATTAAGTCACAGGATTGTCGGCAATTTGTGAACTGTTTAAAAACCAAGGATCCCGGAGTGTATATTCCTATAAAACAAAATTGTCCAAAGGATCAAGTTTTTTCGGCAAAAACATTATCATGTGTAGATGAGTCTGAATATCAGTGCCCACCAATAGTTCTAAAGTTTTTGTCCGATTTTGTATGCCTGGACGTCGGCAGGTATCCGGATGAATCCATACCAAATTGCCATGGATACCGACTTTGCTCAAAACTACGGAATGGAACACTGGTGTCAAAGAATTTTCTTTGTGAAAATAatacaattttctcagaaattgaaCGATCGTGTGTTTCGTCCGATAGCTATGACTGTCCAGATGATGGAAACAACGACTTTATTTGCCCAGGTGTTGGACGATATCCAGATAAAATATCTAAGACCTGCGAGACATACCATAACTGCGTTCTAAATTCGAAAGGCATTTTACGGCCTACTGTATCTACTTGCCCTGGAGGAACTATTTTTTCCGCGATAACATCCAAATGCGTTTCCTCATCCGAATATGTATGTCCAACCCAGCTAGCTGAAATTGAACAATTCGCACAGCACGCCGATAATGAACCCTCCACTATCTCGAAACAAGCGACAAACGAAGAGAAGACTGCCGTTTGTAGTAAGTCCGGACGATTTGCCAATGAAGATGATGAACTTTGCGAGACTTACTATATTTGTTCACGAGATCTACAAGGTAATTGGTTCAAGGTCATTGAGCGATGTCCGTCTGGGTCGTTATTCTCTTATGAACTAGAACGATGTGTGAGTGACGCAGATTTCGTCTGTTTTGTACAAGCAACGGAGTTTTCGCTAACTACTTCTACTGAAGTTAACCACTTTGAATGTATAGGTGCTGAACGAGTCCCTAACAACGAAGATATCACCTGCAAAACATACTATTTATGTTCATTGAATTCGAATAATACACTATCGCGTGTACTGTTTACTTGTCCTCAGGATTTGGTATTTTCGTCGCAATTGAATAAATGCGTCAAAGACTCTGACAGACTACATTGCTCTAACGAACTCTCTTCTGTTTCGTCAGACAATTCCGATGAGTCCGGCGACGGTTTGGATTCAACGACCAACTATCAGGGAGTATCGGAGATGATACCCACAATCGAAACAGTCAGTGATCTATTGACATTAGCATCCAACAAAAACCAAATTCTTCACACGACAACAACTCTGACAACAACCTACGAATATCCCTGCACCGCAACCGGTAGATTTGCGGATATTAACTCAGTAAACTGCCGATCGTATTTCCTGTGCACAGATGATAAATCAGGTGGAATAATTTCGGTACACCTAAATTGCCCAAGCGGTATGGTATTTtcacgaaatgaaaataaatgtgttGTATCAACCAAATACCTATGTTAG